A DNA window from Calliphora vicina chromosome 1, idCalVici1.1, whole genome shotgun sequence contains the following coding sequences:
- the LOC135949011 gene encoding mitochondrial nicotinamide adenine dinucleotide transporter SLC25A51 — translation MITEQSKIQQTSSAQHQHQHELGNIPMNNTTVFVERFFGAFYWKEFACGCGAAFVNIGITYPIYKMIFRQMLHGVRISSAFGQLRHEGLLYLYRGMFPPLAQKTISLSIMFGVFDGTRRYLLDDFHMNAYKAKLIAGMAAGTVETLLLPFERVQTLLADSKYHKYFANTQRAFGYVLTNHGFKELYRGIVPVLWRNGPSNAMFFILREEASLHLPQRSSVSGKAAQEFIAGAVIGASTSTLFYPLNVIKVAMQSDMGHPSESMWKTCLKIYRDRGSSIAYFYRGCGFNTARSFVSWGVMNTAYENLKHLMSTY, via the exons ATGATTACTGAACAAagtaaaatacaacaaacatcAAGCGCACAACATCAGCACCAACATGAACTTGGCAACATTCCTATGAACAACACAACGGTCTTCGTAGAACGTTTTTTTGGGGCGTTCTATTGGAAAGAATTTGCTTGCGGATGCGGTGCCGCATTCGTTAACATTGGCATTACGTATCCCATTTATAAAATGATATTTCGCCAAATGCTGCACGGTGTTCGCATTTCATCCGCCTTCGGTCAGCTTCGGCATGAAGGATTGTTGTATTTATACCGCGGTATGTTTCCTCCCCTCGCACAAAAAACTATCTCATTGTCTATAATGTTTGGGGTTTTCGATGGTACGCGCCGTTATCTGCTTGACGATTTTCATATGAATGCGTACAAAGCGAAACTAATAGCTGGAATGGCAGCGGGTACCGTAGAAACGTTGTTACTTCCATTCGAACGAGTTCAAACACTATTGGCGGACTCAAAATATCACAAGTATTTTGCGAATACACAACGAGCGTTTGG ATATGTGCTAACAAATCATGGATTCAAAGAACTGTATCGTGGAATAGTACCCGTGCTTTGGCGAAATGGCCCATCAAATGCCATGTTCTTTATATTGCGTGAAGAAGCTAGTTTACATTTACCACAAAGG tcgTCTGTTTCCGGAAAGGCGGCACAAGAATTCATAGCTGGAGCTGTTATTGGAGCCAGTACAAGCACTCTATTTTATCCGCTTAATGTTATAAAAGTGGCCATGCAAAGTGATATGGGACATCCATCAGAAAGTATGTGgaaaacatgtttaaaaatataccgTGACAGAGGCAGCAGTATTGCATATTTTTATCGAGGCTGTGGTTTTAATACGGCCCGTTCGTTTGTAAGTTGGGGCGTTATGAATACCGCCTATGAAAATTTAAAGCATCTCATGAGTACATATTAA
- the RpL32 gene encoding large ribosomal subunit protein eL32, which yields MTIRPAYRPKIIKKRTKHFIRHQSDRYAKLSHKWRKPKGIDNRVRRRFKGQYLMPNIGYGSNKRTRHMLPTGFKKFVVNNVKELEVLMMQNRVYCGEIAHGVSSKKRKEIVERAKQLSIRLTNPNGRVRSQENE from the exons ATGACCATTCGTCCAGCATATAGACCCAAAATCATAAAGAAGCGCACCAAGCACTTCATCCGTCATCAGTCGGATCGTTATGCTAAGTTGTCG caCAAATGGCGTAAACCAAAAGGTATTGACAACAGAGTACGTCGTCGCTTCAAGGGTCAATACTTGATGCCCAACATCGGTTACGGTTCCAACAAGCGTACCCGTCACATGCTCCCCACCGGCTTCAAGAAGTTCGTTGTCAACAATGTTAAGGAACTCGAAGTTTTGATGATGCAAAACCGTGTTTACTGTGGTGAAATCGCTCACGGTGTCTCCTCCAAGAAACGCAAGGAAATCGTTGAGCGCGCCAAGCAATTGTCTATCCGTTTGACAAATCCCAATGGTCGTGTTCGCTCACAAGAGAATgaataa